The following are from one region of the Pirellulaceae bacterium genome:
- a CDS encoding phosphoribosylglycinamide formyltransferase, with product MTPLRIAVLISGGGTTLKNLLDWHKRGQLPVQFATVISSNPRAAGLQFATEQAIPTAVIRRRDFANSDQHSAAVFAHCRQHDVQLVVMGGYLEHLLIPSDFEKRVVNIHPSLIPAFCGHGFYGLRVHQAVLEFGAKVSGCTVHFVDNEYDHGPIIAQRTCPVLDDDTPEALAARVFQLECQLLPQCITAIAGGQVQVSHKRTRGFLGSS from the coding sequence ATGACGCCACTTCGCATCGCGGTGTTGATTTCCGGTGGCGGAACCACTCTCAAGAATCTGCTTGACTGGCACAAGCGCGGTCAATTGCCCGTGCAATTTGCCACCGTCATCAGCAGTAACCCACGCGCCGCAGGATTGCAGTTTGCGACTGAGCAGGCCATTCCCACCGCCGTCATCCGCCGCCGCGATTTTGCGAACTCCGACCAGCACAGTGCCGCCGTGTTTGCTCATTGCCGTCAGCATGACGTACAATTAGTTGTCATGGGCGGTTACTTAGAGCACCTGCTGATCCCCAGCGACTTCGAGAAGCGCGTCGTCAACATCCACCCTTCGCTGATTCCCGCGTTTTGTGGCCATGGCTTTTATGGGCTGCGTGTGCATCAAGCGGTACTGGAATTTGGTGCCAAAGTCAGCGGCTGCACCGTACACTTCGTCGACAACGAGTACGACCACGGACCCATCATCGCCCAGCGCACTTGTCCCGTGCTGGACGACGATACACCCGAAGCTCTAGCCGCCCGCGTGTTCCAGCTCGAATGTCAACTGCTACCACAGTGCATTACCGCTATTGCTGGCGGGCAGGTGCAAGTCAGTCATAAGCGCACGCGCGGTTTTCTTGGATCATCCTAA